A portion of the Stigmatopora argus isolate UIUO_Sarg chromosome 15, RoL_Sarg_1.0, whole genome shotgun sequence genome contains these proteins:
- the cep170ba gene encoding centrosomal protein of 170 kDa protein B isoform X6 produces MSVTSWFLVSSLGTRHRLPREMIFVGRDECELMLQSRSVDKQHAVINYDPNADEHMVKDLGSLNGTFVNDLRIPDQTYITLKLSDVIRFGYDAHVYILEKSQHKVPEEALKHEKYTSQLQLGLKAFDCRTKEKQQVQSLEKSKQVLSHTKLPHKGERKALSLTGSTDAPISKTTPLYGQPSWWGEDEDSATKIQKRSGKPSDLQTPDSARDVSRYELGDSLSDNQVKSIFSYQREPSYFEIPTKEIQQRPPKKAESQVHEVPTKDTQDLSERVPSTPTPPVVQSHASFTIEFDDCTPGKMKIKDHVTKFSYRQQRQPTSGQAATAPTEVLSAESKVADWLVQSTAKLTRRRSQGENIYSDPSFLKTTKASHYENSHDVGSEDLAINEQAFLHSQALIDSQISSQPQRVSSAELEQLSSYSPPQSQSGTGKTDPHRAFTIEFYDDHSADSLRRKCSQATPSEHSHLRVHLEKVKKSSNPPGEKEVQPLACRTPPSQRYTIPLKGPSSISSQRGGSLRREKTEDRINTGFSSRSASAISTRPFSSVGRRSKLAKEFTAEWLKQTSSSEEKKPCSPPTKPKSQTSATSRPDVILAEPLQDEYSIHPKTSSPIQQPVPPPGPKTPLVCQSEEFRRTRVGPRNPEEDTLSDAGTYTIDADLSDKELEEARKRIDKVQMAGAVMQGAPKWMSCWASLVDVDSSPSTGQFHMLSQMELSGGARSAIATPRSQNHDSVDSEKPIEKPEIRAPSIRNQHDLGSTFEVEGGGSHDGIHRLSVPDDVEPDSLSDASKSDDGSVVERRKRTDEDQVRRSDKSQGFYIDSEDEAPRLESENSDPLDKTIEKTEKKRSPKTFSTATLTKRRGNHETGKVRPSMSAPVLVQETEYSESKNSSTSPLVRQESFTKEKPSHARLPNISSHAVAEADLFQPIGGQDTHSYLKDTEEVLAVLEAKLQAGQSETTPSPVPDSLSGESDVDSSSTLSQQSGRARSDPRTENPPSGGLQRETSLSRRYSKPPSSVSSHQRMAKNEPLGRAVGLRRSVGKRGSADLSDDPQTFNVPCSDQEWNSTQTRKKYTSPLQQEDTKSSRAHQALSRVHSFSAPRPTRASMLRRARLGDASDNEAAETERLPQEATGVPAKENKKLSRWDMLAMPRRRTSSFHASSDTENSGATQGAGKSSAIPNRNAESGNKAFGLGSKPGLKPSLTKTPITRGRSSSAKYASSTASSRRRQKGSGYASTSDEEYDSNRSVPKHKRSQPSSASHSPQRPPRPHPVVPVHPKAHDRNTEEENQEGSNGWSTHSAEIARLSQDLAKDLAILAREIHDVTGEGDVENLTVKSSVPVSAVTSHEKLVERIPEMGLNYRRVPPNCPAAESYPDSTEQDLNSRQLDNREEVTAEDSGLNPLSQVIVAIKENTEQLSDKIKLLFHDRMDVWEQIEADVDLDSVGPVGSASKKDIAILKELRRVQRQLEVINTVMEPSWQSDPRSSGPEVVAASSGVRSLSRSAASRDWRTVHSAAKRGGGRRPGESVRSAAVTPEDLREGRLV; encoded by the exons ATGAGCGTGACGTCATGGTTTCTGGTCAGCAGCCTGGGTACGCGTCACCGTTTGCCACGGGAGATGATCTTTGTAGGCCGGGACGAATGCGAGCTCATGCTGCAG TCCCGAAGCGTGGACAAACAACACGCTGTGATCAACTATGACCCAAACGCAGATGAGCACATGGTGAAGGATCTCGGGAGCTTAAACGGG ACATTTGTGAATGACCTCAGAATTCCGGACCAGACATACATCACCCTCAAACTTTCAGACGTGATTCGCTTTGGTTATG ATGCTCATGTTTATATCCTGGAAAAGAGTCAACACAAGGTGCCTGAAGAAGCACTTAAA CACGAAAAGTACACCAGCCAGTTGCAACTCGGTCTCAAGGCCTTTGACTGCCGGACGAAGGAAAAGCAGCAAGTTCAGAGCCTGGAGAAGAGCAAACAAGTCCTTTCCCACACGAAGCTGCCCCACAAAGGCGAGCGAAAAGCCCTTTCACTTACAG GTTCTACAGATGCACCCATATCCAAGACAACTCCTCTTTATGGCCAACCCTCATGGTGGGGAGAGGATGAGGATTCAGCCACGAAAATCCAGAAGCGAAGCGGAAAACCCTCCGACCTACAGACTCCAG ATTCCGCTAGAGATGTTTCCAGATATGAGCTGGGCGATTCTTTGTCCGACAAccaggtcaaatccatctttTCCTACCAGCGGGAGCCCAGCTACTTCGAGATCCCCACAAAGGAGATCCAGCAGCGGCCTCCCAAGAAAGCGGAGTCTCAAGTTCACGAAGTTCCCACCAAGGACACTCAAGATCTTTCTGAACGCGTGCCGTCCACCCCCACGCCGCCGGTGGTCCAAAGCCACGCCTCCTTCACCATCGAATTCGACGACTGCACCCCGGGAAAAATGAAGATCAAGGACCACGTGACCAAGTTCTCATACCGTCAGCAGCGTCAACCCACGTCCGGCCAGGCCGCAACCGCCCCCACCGAAGTGCTGTCGGCCGAAAGTAAGGTCGCCGACTGGCTCGTCCAAAGTACTGCAAAATTGACAAGGAGAAGGTCACAGGGTGAAAACATTTACAGCGATCCGTCATTTCTGAAGACCACCAAGG CAAGCCATTATGAAAATAGCCACGACGTTGGATCCGAAGATCTCGCCATCAACGAACAGGCTTTTCTACATTCACAAGCTCTAATTGACTCCCAGATTTCATCTCAGCCGCAGAGAGTCTCTTCGGCAGAACTAGAGCAGCTTTcctcctactctcctccccAATCCCAGTCCGGCACCGGCAAGACAGATCCTCACCGAGCTTTTACCATAGAATTCTACGATGACCATTCGGCCGATAGCCTCAGAAGGAAATGTTCCCAGGCCACCCCGTCGGAGCATTCCCACCTCAGGGTCCATTtggaaaaggtaaaaaaaagctcCAATCCACCTGGCGAGAAGGAAGTCCAGCCTCTGGCCTGTCGCACTCCCCCATCCCAACGCTACACGATTCCCCTCAAAGGCCCCAGTTCCATAAGTTCCCAAAGAGGCGGCTCATTACGACGGGAAAAGACCGAGGATCGGATAAACACAGGTTTTTCATCACGGTCGGCGTCCGCCATTTCCACCAGACCTTTTAGCAGCGTGGGCCGAAGATCCAAACTGGCAAAGGAATTCACCGCCGAATGGCTCAAACAGACATCATCCAGCGAGGAGAAGAAACCTTGCAGCCCGCCGACAAAACCTAAAAGTCAAACGTCGGCAACCTCCCGGCCCGATGTGATTCTGGCCGAGCCTCTCCAAGATGAGTATTCCATCCATCCCAAGACGTCGTCTCCTATCCAACAGCCCGTTCCGCCCCCGGGACCCAAGACGCCACTCGTGTGTCAGAGTGAGGAGTTCAGGCGTACTCGCGTAGGCCCCCGAAATCCAGAAGAGGACACTTTGAGCGACGCAGGAACCTACACCATTGACGCCGATTTGTCCGATAAGGAGCTGGAAGAGGCACGTAAAAGGATTGATAAG GTTCAGATGGCAGGCGCAGTGATGCAGGGGGCTCCAAAATGGATGTCTTGCTGGGCAAGTTTGGTAGACGTGGATTCCAGCCCTTCTACTGGACAATTTCATATGTTGTCCCAGATGGAGCTGTCAGGAGGTG cACGGAGCGCAATCGCAACTCCACGCAGCCAAAATCACGACAGCGTGGACTCAGAAAAGCCAATAGAGAAGCCTGAGATTCGAGCTCCCAGCATTCGCAATCAACACGATCTAGGTTCAACATTTGAGGTCGAGGGCGGCGGCTCTCACGATGGCATCCATAGGTTATCCGTGCCGGATGACGTGGAGCCCGACAGCCTGAGCGACGCCAGCAAGTCTGATGACGGATCCGTGGTAGAACGGCGGAAGAGAACCGATGAGGACCAGGTCCGACGGTCTGACAAATCTCAAGGGTTCTACATTGATTCCGAAGATGAAGCCCCACGACTAGAAAGCGAGAATTCCGACCCTCTCGACAAGACTATTGAAAAGACTGAGAAAAAACGCTCCCCAAAAACCTTCtcgaccgccactttgaccaaGCGGCGAGGGAATCATGAAACGGGCAAAGTCCGACCCAGCATGTCGGCTCCCGTCCTGGTCCAGGAAACGGAGTACTCCGAATCCAAGAACAGTTCCACGTCTCCTCTGGTCAGACAAGAGAGCTTCACCAAGGAGAAGCCGAGCCACGCCAGATTGCCCAACATCTCTTCCCACGCGGTCGCCGAGGCCGATTTATTCCAGCCGATCGGCGGCCAAGACACTCATTCTTACCTCAAAGACACGGAAGAGGTTTTAGCCGTTCTGGAGGCCAAGCTTCAAGCGGGTCAATCGGAAACCACCCCGTCTCCCGTACCGGACTCCCTCTCCGGGGAGTCGGATGTGGATTCCTCCAGTACGCTCAGCCAGCAGAGCGGGCGGGCCAGGTCCGACCCCCGAACGGAAAATCCCCCGTCCGGCGGTCTACAAAGGGAGACGTCTTTATCGAGGCGCTACTCTAAACCGCCGTCTTCTGTTTCGAGCCATCAACGGATGGCAAAAAACGAGCCCCTTGGGAGAGCGGTCGGGCTGAGGCGTAGCGTCGGCAAACGCGGCTCCGCCGATCTGAGCGACGATCCTCAGACTTTCAATGTCCCGTGCTCGGATCAGGAGTGGAACTCTACGCAGACGCGGAAGAAATACACCTCGCCGCTCCAGCAAGAAGATACCAAGAGTTCCAGGGCGCATCAAGCCCTAAGCCGCGTCCACAGCTTTTCGGCGCCGAGACCCACCCGGGCGTCCATGCTCCGGCGAGCGCGCCTCGGAGACGCCTCCGACAACGAGGCCGCCGAGACGGAAAGGCTCCCCCAGGAAGCGACTGGAGTCCCGGCCAAGGAGAACAAAAAACTGTCCAGGTGGGACATGCTGGCCATGCCTCGCCGGCGGACCAGCTCCTTTCACGCATCCAGCGACACGGAGAATTCCGGCGCCACGCAGGGGGCGGGAAAGAGCTCCGCCATTCCGAACCGTAACGCCGAGTCTGGAAACAAGGCTTTTGGTTTGGGGAGCAAACCTGGCCTTAAACCTTCCCTGACAAAAACACCCATCACTCGGGGACGCTCCAGCAGTGCCAAATACGCCAGCAGCACAGCAA GCTCCCGGAGAAGACAGAAAGGTTCTGGCTATGCCTCCACGTCCGACGAGGAGTACGACTCCAATCGAAGCGTCCCTAAACACAAACGCTCCCAACCTTCCTCAGCCTCCCACAGTCCGCAGCGTCCCCCTCGGCCTCACCCGGTGGTCCCGGTGCACCCCAAAGCCCATGACAGAAATACCGAAGAGGAGAACCAGGAGGGCTCCAACGGCTGGTCCACCCACAGCGCCGAGATCGCGCG CTTGAGTCAAGACTTGGCCAAAGATCTGGCCATCTTGGCCCGAGAGATTCACGACGTCACGGGAGAGGGTGACGTGGAGAATTTGACGGTGAAGAGTAGCGTACCGGTTTCCGCGGTGACTTCTCACGAAAAG CTCGTCGAGCGTATACCGGAAATGGGATTGAACTATCGGAGAGTCCCACCAAATTGTCCTGCAGCGGAATCTTACCCGGACTCAACTGAGCAAGATCTGAACTCTCGCCAACTTGACAACAGAGAGGAG GTCACCGCGGAGGACTCGGGGCTCAATCCGCTGTCTCAGGTCATCGTGGCCATCAAAGAGAACACAGAGCAGCTTTCTGACAAAATCAA ACTGCTGTTTCACGACAGAATGGATGTTTGGGAACAAATCGAGGCAGATGTCGATTTGGACAGTGTTGGGCCTGTTGGGTCGGCATCCAAAAAG GACATTGCAATTTTGAAAGAACTGAGAAGAGTCCAAAGACAACTTGAGG TCATCAATACTGTGATGGAGCCCAGTTGGCAGTCGGACCCTCGGTCCTCTGGGCCTGAGGTAGTGGCGGCGTCATCGGGGGTTCGCTCATTATCCAGAAGCGCCGCCTCACGGGACTGGAGAACGGTCCACTCGGCGGCCAAGCGAGGCGGCGGACGAAGGCCCGGCGAGAGCGTGAGGAGTGCCGCCGTCACGCCCGAAGATCTCCGGGAGGGACGCTTGGTTTGA
- the cep170ba gene encoding centrosomal protein of 170 kDa protein B isoform X1, with protein sequence MSVTSWFLVSSLGTRHRLPREMIFVGRDECELMLQSRSVDKQHAVINYDPNADEHMVKDLGSLNGTFVNDLRIPDQTYITLKLSDVIRFGYDAHVYILEKSQHKVPEEALKHEKYTSQLQLGLKAFDCRTKEKQQVQSLEKSKQVLSHTKLPHKGERKALSLTGSTDAPISKTTPLYGQPSWWGEDEDSATKIQKRSGKPSDLQTPDSARDVSRYELGDSLSDNQVKSIFSYQREPSYFEIPTKEIQQRPPKKAESQVHEVPTKDTQDLSERVPSTPTPPVVQSHASFTIEFDDCTPGKMKIKDHVTKFSYRQQRQPTSGQAATAPTEVLSAESKVADWLVQSTAKLTRRRSQGENIYSDPSFLKTTKASHYENSHDVGSEDLAINEQAFLHSQALIDSQISSQPQRVSSAELEQLSSYSPPQSQSGTGKTDPHRAFTIEFYDDHSADSLRRKCSQATPSEHSHLRVHLEKVKKSSNPPGEKEVQPLACRTPPSQRYTIPLKGPSSISSQRGGSLRREKTEDRINTGFSSRSASAISTRPFSSVGRRSKLAKEFTAEWLKQTSSSEEKKPCSPPTKPKSQTSATSRPDVILAEPLQDEYSIHPKTSSPIQQPVPPPGPKTPLVCQSEEFRRTRVGPRNPEEDTLSDAGTYTIDADLSDKELEEARKRIDKVFGVIENPQPENRSQADTSAAFRPVIVEGREQQDRHGSSGEVQMAGAVMQGAPKWMSCWASLVDVDSSPSTGQFHMLSQMELSGGVARSAIATPRSQNHDSVDSEKPIEKPEIRAPSIRNQHDLGSTFEVEGGGSHDGIHRLSVPDDVEPDSLSDASKSDDGSVVERRKRTDEDQVRRSDKSQGFYIDSEDEAPRLESENSDPLDKTIEKTEKKRSPKTFSTATLTKRRGNHETGKVRPSMSAPVLVQETEYSESKNSSTSPLVRQESFTKEKPSHARLPNISSHAVAEADLFQPIGGQDTHSYLKDTEEVLAVLEAKLQAGQSETTPSPVPDSLSGESDVDSSSTLSQQSGRARSDPRTENPPSGGLQRETSLSRRYSKPPSSVSSHQRMAKNEPLGRAVGLRRSVGKRGSADLSDDPQTFNVPCSDQEWNSTQTRKKYTSPLQQEDTKSSRAHQALSRVHSFSAPRPTRASMLRRARLGDASDNEAAETERLPQEATGVPAKENKKLSRWDMLAMPRRRTSSFHASSDTENSGATQGAGKSSAIPNRNAESGNKAFGLGSKPGLKPSLTKTPITRGRSSSAKYASSTASSRRRQKGSGYASTSDEEYDSNRSVPKHKRSQPSSASHSPQRPPRPHPVVPVHPKAHDRNTEEENQEGSNGWSTHSAEIARLSQDLAKDLAILAREIHDVTGEGDVENLTVKSSVPVSAVTSHEKLVERIPEMGLNYRRVPPNCPAAESYPDSTEQDLNSRQLDNREEVTAEDSGLNPLSQVIVAIKENTEQLSDKIKLLFHDRMDVWEQIEADVDLDSVGPVGSASKKDIAILKELRRVQRQLEVINTVMEPSWQSDPRSSGPEVVAASSGVRSLSRSAASRDWRTVHSAAKRGGGRRPGESVRSAAVTPEDLREGRLV encoded by the exons ATGAGCGTGACGTCATGGTTTCTGGTCAGCAGCCTGGGTACGCGTCACCGTTTGCCACGGGAGATGATCTTTGTAGGCCGGGACGAATGCGAGCTCATGCTGCAG TCCCGAAGCGTGGACAAACAACACGCTGTGATCAACTATGACCCAAACGCAGATGAGCACATGGTGAAGGATCTCGGGAGCTTAAACGGG ACATTTGTGAATGACCTCAGAATTCCGGACCAGACATACATCACCCTCAAACTTTCAGACGTGATTCGCTTTGGTTATG ATGCTCATGTTTATATCCTGGAAAAGAGTCAACACAAGGTGCCTGAAGAAGCACTTAAA CACGAAAAGTACACCAGCCAGTTGCAACTCGGTCTCAAGGCCTTTGACTGCCGGACGAAGGAAAAGCAGCAAGTTCAGAGCCTGGAGAAGAGCAAACAAGTCCTTTCCCACACGAAGCTGCCCCACAAAGGCGAGCGAAAAGCCCTTTCACTTACAG GTTCTACAGATGCACCCATATCCAAGACAACTCCTCTTTATGGCCAACCCTCATGGTGGGGAGAGGATGAGGATTCAGCCACGAAAATCCAGAAGCGAAGCGGAAAACCCTCCGACCTACAGACTCCAG ATTCCGCTAGAGATGTTTCCAGATATGAGCTGGGCGATTCTTTGTCCGACAAccaggtcaaatccatctttTCCTACCAGCGGGAGCCCAGCTACTTCGAGATCCCCACAAAGGAGATCCAGCAGCGGCCTCCCAAGAAAGCGGAGTCTCAAGTTCACGAAGTTCCCACCAAGGACACTCAAGATCTTTCTGAACGCGTGCCGTCCACCCCCACGCCGCCGGTGGTCCAAAGCCACGCCTCCTTCACCATCGAATTCGACGACTGCACCCCGGGAAAAATGAAGATCAAGGACCACGTGACCAAGTTCTCATACCGTCAGCAGCGTCAACCCACGTCCGGCCAGGCCGCAACCGCCCCCACCGAAGTGCTGTCGGCCGAAAGTAAGGTCGCCGACTGGCTCGTCCAAAGTACTGCAAAATTGACAAGGAGAAGGTCACAGGGTGAAAACATTTACAGCGATCCGTCATTTCTGAAGACCACCAAGG CAAGCCATTATGAAAATAGCCACGACGTTGGATCCGAAGATCTCGCCATCAACGAACAGGCTTTTCTACATTCACAAGCTCTAATTGACTCCCAGATTTCATCTCAGCCGCAGAGAGTCTCTTCGGCAGAACTAGAGCAGCTTTcctcctactctcctccccAATCCCAGTCCGGCACCGGCAAGACAGATCCTCACCGAGCTTTTACCATAGAATTCTACGATGACCATTCGGCCGATAGCCTCAGAAGGAAATGTTCCCAGGCCACCCCGTCGGAGCATTCCCACCTCAGGGTCCATTtggaaaaggtaaaaaaaagctcCAATCCACCTGGCGAGAAGGAAGTCCAGCCTCTGGCCTGTCGCACTCCCCCATCCCAACGCTACACGATTCCCCTCAAAGGCCCCAGTTCCATAAGTTCCCAAAGAGGCGGCTCATTACGACGGGAAAAGACCGAGGATCGGATAAACACAGGTTTTTCATCACGGTCGGCGTCCGCCATTTCCACCAGACCTTTTAGCAGCGTGGGCCGAAGATCCAAACTGGCAAAGGAATTCACCGCCGAATGGCTCAAACAGACATCATCCAGCGAGGAGAAGAAACCTTGCAGCCCGCCGACAAAACCTAAAAGTCAAACGTCGGCAACCTCCCGGCCCGATGTGATTCTGGCCGAGCCTCTCCAAGATGAGTATTCCATCCATCCCAAGACGTCGTCTCCTATCCAACAGCCCGTTCCGCCCCCGGGACCCAAGACGCCACTCGTGTGTCAGAGTGAGGAGTTCAGGCGTACTCGCGTAGGCCCCCGAAATCCAGAAGAGGACACTTTGAGCGACGCAGGAACCTACACCATTGACGCCGATTTGTCCGATAAGGAGCTGGAAGAGGCACGTAAAAGGATTGATAAG GTGTTTGGTGTTATTGAGAATCCACAGCCAGAGAACCGCAGTCAAGCAGACACGTCAGCTGCTTTTAGGCCTGTTATTGTTGAGGGAAGGGAGCAACAGGATAGGCATGGTAGCAGTGGGGAG GTTCAGATGGCAGGCGCAGTGATGCAGGGGGCTCCAAAATGGATGTCTTGCTGGGCAAGTTTGGTAGACGTGGATTCCAGCCCTTCTACTGGACAATTTCATATGTTGTCCCAGATGGAGCTGTCAGGAGGTG tagcACGGAGCGCAATCGCAACTCCACGCAGCCAAAATCACGACAGCGTGGACTCAGAAAAGCCAATAGAGAAGCCTGAGATTCGAGCTCCCAGCATTCGCAATCAACACGATCTAGGTTCAACATTTGAGGTCGAGGGCGGCGGCTCTCACGATGGCATCCATAGGTTATCCGTGCCGGATGACGTGGAGCCCGACAGCCTGAGCGACGCCAGCAAGTCTGATGACGGATCCGTGGTAGAACGGCGGAAGAGAACCGATGAGGACCAGGTCCGACGGTCTGACAAATCTCAAGGGTTCTACATTGATTCCGAAGATGAAGCCCCACGACTAGAAAGCGAGAATTCCGACCCTCTCGACAAGACTATTGAAAAGACTGAGAAAAAACGCTCCCCAAAAACCTTCtcgaccgccactttgaccaaGCGGCGAGGGAATCATGAAACGGGCAAAGTCCGACCCAGCATGTCGGCTCCCGTCCTGGTCCAGGAAACGGAGTACTCCGAATCCAAGAACAGTTCCACGTCTCCTCTGGTCAGACAAGAGAGCTTCACCAAGGAGAAGCCGAGCCACGCCAGATTGCCCAACATCTCTTCCCACGCGGTCGCCGAGGCCGATTTATTCCAGCCGATCGGCGGCCAAGACACTCATTCTTACCTCAAAGACACGGAAGAGGTTTTAGCCGTTCTGGAGGCCAAGCTTCAAGCGGGTCAATCGGAAACCACCCCGTCTCCCGTACCGGACTCCCTCTCCGGGGAGTCGGATGTGGATTCCTCCAGTACGCTCAGCCAGCAGAGCGGGCGGGCCAGGTCCGACCCCCGAACGGAAAATCCCCCGTCCGGCGGTCTACAAAGGGAGACGTCTTTATCGAGGCGCTACTCTAAACCGCCGTCTTCTGTTTCGAGCCATCAACGGATGGCAAAAAACGAGCCCCTTGGGAGAGCGGTCGGGCTGAGGCGTAGCGTCGGCAAACGCGGCTCCGCCGATCTGAGCGACGATCCTCAGACTTTCAATGTCCCGTGCTCGGATCAGGAGTGGAACTCTACGCAGACGCGGAAGAAATACACCTCGCCGCTCCAGCAAGAAGATACCAAGAGTTCCAGGGCGCATCAAGCCCTAAGCCGCGTCCACAGCTTTTCGGCGCCGAGACCCACCCGGGCGTCCATGCTCCGGCGAGCGCGCCTCGGAGACGCCTCCGACAACGAGGCCGCCGAGACGGAAAGGCTCCCCCAGGAAGCGACTGGAGTCCCGGCCAAGGAGAACAAAAAACTGTCCAGGTGGGACATGCTGGCCATGCCTCGCCGGCGGACCAGCTCCTTTCACGCATCCAGCGACACGGAGAATTCCGGCGCCACGCAGGGGGCGGGAAAGAGCTCCGCCATTCCGAACCGTAACGCCGAGTCTGGAAACAAGGCTTTTGGTTTGGGGAGCAAACCTGGCCTTAAACCTTCCCTGACAAAAACACCCATCACTCGGGGACGCTCCAGCAGTGCCAAATACGCCAGCAGCACAGCAA GCTCCCGGAGAAGACAGAAAGGTTCTGGCTATGCCTCCACGTCCGACGAGGAGTACGACTCCAATCGAAGCGTCCCTAAACACAAACGCTCCCAACCTTCCTCAGCCTCCCACAGTCCGCAGCGTCCCCCTCGGCCTCACCCGGTGGTCCCGGTGCACCCCAAAGCCCATGACAGAAATACCGAAGAGGAGAACCAGGAGGGCTCCAACGGCTGGTCCACCCACAGCGCCGAGATCGCGCG CTTGAGTCAAGACTTGGCCAAAGATCTGGCCATCTTGGCCCGAGAGATTCACGACGTCACGGGAGAGGGTGACGTGGAGAATTTGACGGTGAAGAGTAGCGTACCGGTTTCCGCGGTGACTTCTCACGAAAAG CTCGTCGAGCGTATACCGGAAATGGGATTGAACTATCGGAGAGTCCCACCAAATTGTCCTGCAGCGGAATCTTACCCGGACTCAACTGAGCAAGATCTGAACTCTCGCCAACTTGACAACAGAGAGGAG GTCACCGCGGAGGACTCGGGGCTCAATCCGCTGTCTCAGGTCATCGTGGCCATCAAAGAGAACACAGAGCAGCTTTCTGACAAAATCAA ACTGCTGTTTCACGACAGAATGGATGTTTGGGAACAAATCGAGGCAGATGTCGATTTGGACAGTGTTGGGCCTGTTGGGTCGGCATCCAAAAAG GACATTGCAATTTTGAAAGAACTGAGAAGAGTCCAAAGACAACTTGAGG TCATCAATACTGTGATGGAGCCCAGTTGGCAGTCGGACCCTCGGTCCTCTGGGCCTGAGGTAGTGGCGGCGTCATCGGGGGTTCGCTCATTATCCAGAAGCGCCGCCTCACGGGACTGGAGAACGGTCCACTCGGCGGCCAAGCGAGGCGGCGGACGAAGGCCCGGCGAGAGCGTGAGGAGTGCCGCCGTCACGCCCGAAGATCTCCGGGAGGGACGCTTGGTTTGA